TCTGACAACACTAAACTAATACACAAATATCTGTAAAAGTGACATCTACTCGGCAGCAAAGAAATCAGAGTATAATTGTCAATTTGAAGAAGGTATGATTGATAGGGTTGCATGATAGTTAAGTGAGTCCGAAACAGATCGAATCGTAAGAAAACTGAAGCAGATTCAAAGGAAAGAGTGACATGAGGGAGGTGGTGAATCTGAAAGGGTCAAGTTTCAATCAACAACAGTAGCAATCAACAGACAGATTAGTCGAATCGCGAAGTAACAAGAATTAATGATAGTACGCAATCTGAGGAATAAATTGATGTAGCGAAAGATGAAAGAAAGCTCAGATCTAACGatatagtaaaagaaaaagacataACAATACACATACATACCCTTCCCCTTCACCTTAGAAGAGGTGCCTTCGATTTGAGAGAAGATGAGATAAGACACTTGCCGCACAATTTGCAAAATAATGTGTCAATCGCACGCCATTTCCTCTTCTTATATATACAACTCCATAACAACTATAAAAGGTGCCTGAAATACGCGTATACAACTCACACTCTTCTTATCCTACTAAtctctattttaatttctataattttcgATTTTGTCCTTTGGATTTTCAAAAAGTCACACAAATCatagcttttttattttttgttgtctAGGTTGAAATTAGGTCCAATTGCCGATTTTTTTGTTGAGAGACATTGATACATGTATTAATTTAGGAACGCTTTTTGGGGCACCGCCCTTTACAACGTAACTACTCTCGAGTCATGGTCAACAAAACAAAGATACCGGGAGCTCCATCTCATTAATTGAATCGATGGGCTTCACTACCTAACACACCATGGAATATCCATCGCTTTGAGCCCACCCACTCACCCCTTCCGAGCCCATTTTCATCCGTATACTGCCTCCCATTCAACTCCCACTGTGGGCCTTTCAATTCTATAACACACCATTTTTTTCGTAACAGATAACACCGACCACCTCGTACGTGAAGGGACCCGTTGGTACATAATTTGGCACCTGTGCTTTCTGGGGGATGGTTTTATGAAAAATGAGaggtgaaaaagagaaaattcaaataaattgtttaaattggCTGGTAcataagagataaataaaatatttaagtttattactCGTTTACTATTAATtgttgttataaaatattttcaataaactGATTATAGtgcaaatatattattgaaagtgggtggcttttttttttttctgtaaaaccTTTTAATTGATCatgttttttcaaataaatgttttattaaaaaattataaaatgtttaattatgttCTTTATTTTCGAACAAATCCTTTTAAAATGTTAACACCATAATCGAATATCCTGCAAATGTAATTATCTAGCGAGCATATCACTTTTgacaagctttttttttttcacaattattaatcaaaagtaaaagcaaaaatattatttcacaCCAATAACCATTATTTAATAACCcactgaaaaataaataataacaaaagtaaTGTCAATTAGGTGTAGATAACACctcttcaaataaaagaaatctcaatattaattgataaaagGATACTTTAATAATacctattatttttaaatcagttcatctcatattatataattatatatatgtaattataatagtaaataaagtCATGCGAACTAAGTTAtacgactttttttttttaattaatttatctgtaaaaaataacattttatattataataatatgatcATACGATTaaggaattaaatgaaattaattacgTTTAAATGctattagtattattttttttctatatttatgttgatttattatatacaaaaggaggaaataaatatgaaaggtataataactaaaatatgtGTGAAGAATGAGTACCCTGACCCTGACCCTGACAGAGGTTGTTTTATATCTCAGAAGAATGAGTAGTGAAAGAGGTAAAGCTTGTTGGTGTTGTTAAAAGCTACCTATCCTTAAGCTTGGGCCGACCCTTCTAAACTTGGCTGTTTGCTGTTTGTAGATTATCACAAAGCAAGGAAGAAGGGCTCTGGGATTTAACACGTACAGTTCCTCAACATCTGAATGCCCATTTATCTTTTCTGCCAATGAATCAGCCCTTTCTGCAATTCCTTCAAGAGGGCTACAAATTCTCCCAGCTATTACTCTGCACACTATGATGGACTTTCTCGAAAATGGTCTCTCATGGGATGTCATTATGGAAATGGATTCAAAGGCTTTCCCACTTGTGGAAGTTGTGTAAACCCCCAATGCACCTTTGAATTCCTTGTTCGTCGAGAACCCGTGTCTCAGAATTTGACATATACCACAATAGTCTAAACTGCACAGCCTATAACAGCTGTTTATGCCCAGAGAGCATGCAATTGTTGTGCCGTGGAACCTTAAAAGTTCGTTTCCATCAGCCACACAACGAGGgtgtttcttcttttgtttgtcAGCCTTTTCCTTCACCTTTTCTCTATACTCCTCAAAGCAAGCAAAGGTTTTTGGTATATTCACAACCTTTAAGATGCAGTCAATCTCACCCAACATGCTTTCAGAGTAAACCGAGCTTGTTCCACATATTGTTTCTATGATCTGTCTCGACGAATCTTCCTCAAGCTCAATCACTGCAAAAACaaagtatatttatatacaaacatTTCCTCTCCGTCGTTATTTCCTTGAAACCATATATTAAAGACTTTTAGTATGTTCAAATGGTATGTTAAATATAacatgaataaaacaaaaacacaagacTGTGAAAGAAGAAGCCCCATAAACTCTTGACCCTCAATCCAACTAGGAAATATTAGTCTGTTATTACCTGAATGATCGGAGATATTGTGTGCTTCTACAGCAACAGGATTTTTTAATTTCTCGCCACATTTATCACATGTCAATGATGAAAAGACATCAGAATCCATCCGAACCAAAGTCCTTGTATTGGAGAACACATTTGCTTCATTGTGATCTAGAGGATATGCTATCCTCGAAGATGTATCTGACCTTCGTGTTCTGCGAGAACCTTTATTGCTGCTATTGCTTTGAGGACAAGGAAAACGTCGACTAGTTTCATGGTTTGAGCTATCAAGAGTAATTTCGTCGATTATGGGACCAGTGATCTCAATGTCTCCTTTAAAAGTCAGGGGATTTTTAGAGTGTCTATTGCTTCCATGGATGAAATCTTTGGTATTTGAATTCTCAAGATTGCCCAACTTTGTTCTCTGATTACCTTTTTGTTGTCTAATAGTCTTCGGATCATGAACATGATTTGGTTGTGGCTTGCACTGAAGGGTCTTTTTGAGAG
Above is a genomic segment from Vigna radiata var. radiata cultivar VC1973A chromosome 10, Vradiata_ver6, whole genome shotgun sequence containing:
- the LOC106774973 gene encoding uncharacterized protein LOC106774973; protein product: MFEAWLSLKKTLQCKPQPNHVHDPKTIRQQKGNQRTKLGNLENSNTKDFIHGSNRHSKNPLTFKGDIEITGPIIDEITLDSSNHETSRRFPCPQSNSSNKGSRRTRRSDTSSRIAYPLDHNEANVFSNTRTLVRMDSDVFSSLTCDKCGEKLKNPVAVEAHNISDHSVIELEEDSSRQIIETICGTSSVYSESMLGEIDCILKVVNIPKTFACFEEYREKVKEKADKQKKKHPRCVADGNELLRFHGTTIACSLGINSCYRLCSLDYCGICQILRHGFSTNKEFKGALGVYTTSTSGKAFESISIMTSHERPFSRKSIIVCRVIAGRICSPLEGIAERADSLAEKINGHSDVEELYVLNPRALLPCFVIIYKQQTAKFRRVGPSLRIGSF